A window of the Euzebyales bacterium genome harbors these coding sequences:
- a CDS encoding PhoU domain-containing protein: MPRRRDSLDRVLAGFIVMLHEAREALTTALAARLGEIDPATAHGRVATLEERADAAEISMRRQLLIHATVHGAGDMPACLTYMSIAKDAERITDLALGLSGLAALITPPTGSVRDDLAQLGGAVVAVLEELPTVIEHEDVDGARDLIKRARAAQQACLARLDDVVRSESETGVPHATGDTAPGRWDSSTQPVALALTYRHLGRIAANALNIASSVVVPLDRLDYPSTLE, encoded by the coding sequence ATGCCGCGACGCCGTGACAGCCTGGACCGGGTGCTGGCGGGTTTCATCGTCATGCTGCACGAGGCGCGCGAGGCGCTGACGACGGCGCTGGCGGCACGACTCGGTGAGATCGATCCGGCCACCGCCCACGGCCGGGTCGCCACGCTGGAGGAGCGGGCGGATGCGGCGGAGATCAGCATGCGCAGGCAGTTGCTGATCCACGCGACGGTGCACGGGGCCGGTGACATGCCCGCGTGCCTGACCTACATGAGCATCGCCAAGGACGCTGAGCGGATCACCGACCTGGCACTGGGCCTCAGCGGTCTGGCGGCGCTGATCACGCCGCCGACCGGGTCCGTACGCGACGATCTGGCACAACTTGGTGGCGCGGTCGTCGCGGTGCTCGAGGAGCTGCCGACGGTGATCGAGCACGAGGACGTCGACGGCGCGCGGGATCTGATCAAGCGTGCGCGCGCTGCCCAGCAGGCGTGCCTGGCGCGCCTGGACGACGTGGTGCGAAGTGAGTCGGAGACCGGTGTACCGCATGCGACCGGAGACACGGCACCAGGAAGGTGGGACAGCTCGACGCAGCCGGTGGCGCTGGCGCTGACATATCGTCACCTGGGACGGATCGCCGCCAACGCGCTCAACATCGCCTCGTCTGTGGTGGTCCCGCTGGATCGTCTGGACTACCCGTCGACGCTCGAGTGA
- a CDS encoding Na/Pi symporter: MSDHLQSRPDEAVTDAQARPHTPTPPPTTMIDIESTGDIRTTHHSPVWVHAARLVALVALLYGFLVGIDILGEGISGLGSNTAGSLFRGVANPIAGLAVGVLATVLVQSSSVSTSTIVALVGTGVLSVSAAVPMVMGANIGTTVTNTLASLGAVRRTNDFRRAFAGATVHDLFNLLAVGVLLPLELLTGVLSRTAIALSGPLAGATGGEFESPLKAAVGAGAAAFESLVGVVPGRASAVLLIVLGLGLLFVTLALITKNMRLLIAGAAERSLNAVLGRSGALGILVGVALTVAVQSSSITTSLLVPMMAAGVLTLPNAYPITLGANVGTTVTALIAALAVPQVEGLQIALVHLLFNLAGILLFFPVPAMRRIPIAGAERLADLAARRKSVVPAYIVGVFIVAPAVALFILG; encoded by the coding sequence ATGAGCGACCACCTGCAGTCACGACCTGACGAGGCCGTGACCGATGCCCAGGCGCGCCCTCACACGCCGACGCCGCCACCGACCACCATGATCGACATCGAGTCGACGGGAGACATCCGGACGACGCACCACTCTCCGGTGTGGGTGCACGCGGCGCGGCTCGTCGCGCTGGTGGCACTGCTGTACGGATTCCTCGTCGGCATCGACATCCTCGGCGAGGGCATCTCGGGGCTCGGATCCAATACGGCCGGTTCCCTGTTCCGTGGCGTCGCCAACCCCATCGCCGGTCTCGCGGTCGGTGTGCTCGCCACGGTGCTCGTCCAGTCGTCATCGGTCTCGACGTCGACGATCGTCGCGCTGGTCGGCACCGGCGTGCTCTCGGTGTCGGCGGCCGTGCCGATGGTCATGGGCGCCAACATCGGGACCACCGTGACCAACACGCTGGCGTCCCTCGGTGCCGTCCGGCGCACCAACGACTTCCGACGGGCGTTCGCCGGGGCGACCGTGCACGATCTGTTCAACCTGCTGGCCGTGGGTGTCCTCCTGCCGCTGGAACTGCTCACGGGCGTGCTCTCGCGGACCGCCATCGCGTTGAGCGGCCCGTTGGCCGGCGCGACCGGTGGCGAGTTCGAGAGCCCGCTCAAGGCCGCTGTCGGTGCCGGAGCGGCAGCCTTCGAGTCACTGGTCGGTGTCGTTCCCGGACGGGCGAGCGCAGTGCTGCTGATCGTGCTGGGCCTCGGTCTGCTGTTCGTCACCCTGGCGTTGATCACGAAGAACATGCGACTGCTCATCGCAGGTGCGGCGGAGCGCTCGCTGAACGCGGTGCTGGGTCGCAGCGGTGCGCTCGGCATCCTCGTCGGCGTCGCGCTGACCGTGGCGGTCCAGTCGTCGAGCATCACGACGTCGCTGCTGGTACCGATGATGGCGGCGGGCGTGTTGACCCTGCCGAACGCCTACCCGATCACGCTCGGTGCGAACGTGGGTACGACCGTCACGGCGCTGATCGCCGCGCTGGCCGTGCCGCAGGTCGAGGGACTGCAGATCGCGCTCGTCCACCTGTTGTTCAACCTGGCCGGCATCCTGCTGTTCTTCCCGGTGCCCGCGATGCGGCGGATCCCGATCGCCGGTGCGGAGCGGTTGGCCGACCTGGCGGCACGACGTAAGTCGGTCGTGCCCGCGTACATCGTCGGCGTGTTCATCGTGGCGCCCGCCGTGGCGCTGTTCATCCTCGGGTAG
- a CDS encoding PQQ-binding-like beta-propeller repeat protein, producing MAASADVASAPPPSIGDTVAGYRIEAHLTTDSVSSLHRAVPDGTDGATPLPVVLRVSRPLSDDEAGHLVATRYLRAVSAAVGVSHPTLVPILDAGRSDDRVYVATAAVDGVTLDRYVRDHGRLAHDDAVALLSDLAEALDHAHAAGVVHGAVSPRTIIVHGVGQNGPRISLRGFGIATLLTHRATTDRAAIDLADIAYVAPERLRGRAIDGRADQYSLACALHHCVTGGPPFQRDTAAGLFGAHMFSAVPVHPTLQTDADRDLVGALRAGMGKRPDQRHASCADLLRATGRTGSLRVAVGAAWSTGDIAVARNARDAAPPGSPAAAPSRNGRGPRTGRASRRAGRVAPGWPLATLAVMLGIISTLALASVVRDRDLDIVGVDLPDSVASGSLTAADDTPPAAGVAWQRAVGDEPLHDLRVVGDTAVTAAAHDVVAVAAGDGTRRWTRRIDIGVLTDIAVADDVVALRGAQFRGLSTRDGTRLWQQADIVAPINSLATAGGSIYGIGVGRVAPELLALDAETGGGVWSFDGDGQRIDDGAIVAATEDAVAMLDSETLWVLDPDGPVVRDSLGGGARPRARWQVQVDDPWLDSLALLPDVVVVADRSGDVCAYDPADGVPRWCEPVDGIAEQAPTIIADRDTVVAVVGSGATALSIESGARRWEFEAERELTPIATSTGRHVIVSDVGGGARGLDLATGYEVWRASGFGRITSLAGTPDAVYAGTRDGLLVRLEPPLADTTS from the coding sequence ATGGCCGCGTCCGCTGACGTGGCGTCCGCGCCACCACCGTCAATCGGCGACACCGTCGCGGGCTACCGCATCGAAGCGCATCTGACGACGGACTCGGTCTCCTCACTGCACCGGGCGGTGCCGGATGGCACGGACGGCGCGACGCCCCTGCCGGTGGTGCTCCGCGTGAGCCGGCCCCTGTCCGATGACGAGGCCGGGCACCTGGTCGCGACGCGGTACCTGCGCGCGGTCAGCGCGGCAGTGGGGGTCAGCCACCCCACGCTCGTCCCGATCCTCGACGCCGGTCGGTCCGACGATCGGGTGTACGTCGCGACCGCCGCCGTGGACGGCGTCACCCTCGACCGGTACGTGCGCGATCACGGTCGGCTCGCACACGACGACGCGGTCGCACTGCTGAGCGATCTCGCGGAGGCACTCGACCACGCCCACGCAGCCGGTGTCGTGCACGGCGCGGTGAGCCCCCGCACGATCATCGTCCACGGGGTAGGGCAGAACGGACCTCGGATCAGCCTGCGCGGTTTTGGCATCGCCACGCTGCTGACCCATCGGGCGACCACGGACCGGGCGGCGATCGATCTCGCCGACATCGCCTACGTGGCACCCGAGCGGTTGCGCGGGCGGGCGATCGACGGTCGCGCGGACCAGTACAGCCTGGCGTGTGCGCTCCACCACTGCGTCACGGGTGGCCCACCGTTCCAACGCGACACCGCCGCAGGGTTGTTCGGCGCCCACATGTTCAGCGCCGTACCGGTCCATCCGACGTTGCAGACGGACGCGGACCGCGATCTGGTCGGGGCGTTGCGGGCGGGCATGGGCAAGCGACCCGATCAGCGGCACGCGTCGTGCGCCGATCTGCTGCGCGCGACCGGCAGGACGGGGTCGCTGCGCGTCGCCGTCGGCGCTGCGTGGAGCACCGGGGACATCGCGGTCGCCCGGAACGCCCGGGACGCTGCCCCGCCCGGGTCGCCCGCAGCAGCGCCGTCGCGCAACGGCCGGGGACCGCGAACGGGGCGCGCGTCGCGACGTGCCGGCCGGGTGGCACCCGGATGGCCGCTCGCCACCCTGGCCGTGATGTTGGGCATCATCTCCACGCTGGCGCTCGCCTCGGTCGTGCGTGACCGGGACCTCGACATCGTCGGCGTCGACCTTCCGGACAGCGTGGCCTCGGGCTCGCTGACCGCGGCCGACGACACGCCGCCCGCTGCGGGGGTCGCATGGCAGCGCGCCGTCGGTGACGAGCCGTTGCACGATCTGCGCGTTGTGGGCGACACCGCGGTCACGGCCGCGGCACACGACGTCGTCGCGGTCGCCGCCGGTGACGGGACGAGACGGTGGACGCGCCGGATCGACATCGGCGTGCTCACCGACATCGCCGTTGCCGATGACGTCGTGGCCCTGCGCGGTGCGCAGTTCCGCGGTCTGTCGACGCGTGACGGCACCCGCCTGTGGCAGCAGGCGGACATCGTGGCTCCCATCAACTCGTTGGCCACGGCCGGTGGGTCCATCTACGGCATCGGTGTCGGCCGCGTCGCGCCGGAACTGCTGGCCCTCGATGCGGAGACCGGCGGCGGCGTGTGGTCCTTCGACGGCGACGGACAGCGCATCGACGACGGGGCGATTGTCGCCGCGACGGAGGACGCGGTCGCCATGCTCGACAGCGAGACGCTGTGGGTGCTGGATCCGGACGGTCCGGTGGTACGTGACAGCCTGGGCGGCGGTGCACGTCCACGCGCCCGTTGGCAGGTGCAGGTCGACGATCCGTGGCTCGACTCGCTGGCGCTGCTGCCCGATGTCGTGGTCGTCGCCGACCGCTCGGGCGACGTCTGCGCGTACGACCCGGCCGATGGCGTGCCGCGGTGGTGCGAGCCCGTCGACGGGATCGCGGAGCAGGCGCCGACCATCATCGCCGACCGCGACACCGTCGTGGCGGTGGTCGGCTCGGGCGCCACCGCGCTGTCGATCGAGTCCGGGGCGCGGCGATGGGAGTTCGAGGCGGAGCGGGAACTCACGCCGATCGCCACGAGCACCGGACGCCACGTCATCGTCAGCGATGTCGGAGGCGGCGCACGCGGGTTGGATCTCGCGACAGGGTACGAGGTCTGGCGCGCGTCGGGCTTCGGCCGGATCACGTCGCTCGCCGGCACGCCGGACGCCGTGTACGCCGGCACCCGCGACGGCCTGCTCGTCCGGCTCGAGCCGCCGCTCGCCGACACCACGTCCTGA
- a CDS encoding error-prone DNA polymerase, which yields MPYEPPRSTGPVSATPYAELHCHSNFSFLDGASHPEELAEEAARLGLEACALTDHDGLYGVVRFAEAAGALNLRTVFGAELTLGSATRGNGMADPEGRHLLVIARDPVGYASLSRALSLAQLRGSKGAPVADLDELGELADGHWAVLTGCRKGVVPQTLASDGLDAAHRELEHLISVFGRCHVKVELIDHGDPGDTGRNDALADLATRCRVETVVTNNVHYATPQRAHLAGAQAAVRARRSIDELDGWLPAAGTAHLRSGAEQAARFARYPGVLETTTDLALASAFDLRLVAPRLPDFPVPAGHTEASWLRQLTMEGALRRYGAPDAEQVPGAYLQIERELTTITDLGFPGYFLIVWDIVEFCRRSNIYCQGRGSAANSAVCYALGITKADPVDLKLLFERFLSPARDGPPDIDLDIESGRREEVIQYVYGRYGRHHTAQVANVITYRPRSAIRDAGRALGFSPGQLDRWARRLDGWGPLREVAAPSAGAQGSPEGERQRAGGRGSPEGERKRAGRRGSPDPDAVPEPVVDLAAQLEGFPRHLGIHSGGMVICDRPVIDVCPVEWATMPDRSVLQWDKDDCAAIGLVKFDLLGLGMLEVLHRAVDLIAAHERTAIDLAHIPQEDAVYAMLSRADSIGVFQVESRAQMGTLPRLKPREFYDLVVEVALIRPGPIQGGSVHPYIRRRNGVEDVTYLHPLLEKPLAKTRGVPLFQEQMMEIAVEVAGFTATEADELRQAMGAKRSRERMERLRDRFYAGMATRGITGEVADQIYDKLLAFANFGFPESHSVSFAYLVYASAWLKLHHPAAFLAALLDAQPMGFWAPQTLIADAERHGVVVRGPDVHASAAATTLEPLTHPSGETCQHPTDGSSPQPAGVPDEQLAERHPADGALAVRLGLSHVRTVSDDLAERIAAGAPYDSLDALVRRCRPAVAQAEALATAGALEPLVSGRRRALWAAGAAARAAPDQLEHTTTGTTAPELAPMTLFDEVGADLWATGVTTTAAPMAFVRDRLRRDGVLTAADLDTAEPDRVVAVGGVVTHRQRPATAGGTTFMNLEDETGLVNVVCSEGVWTRYRTIARSSSALVVHGRLERAEGVVNLIATRIDRLDLHLGTGRSRDFR from the coding sequence ATGCCCTACGAACCACCGCGGTCGACCGGGCCGGTGTCCGCCACCCCCTACGCAGAGCTGCACTGCCACTCCAACTTCAGCTTCCTCGACGGCGCCTCCCATCCCGAGGAGCTGGCCGAGGAGGCCGCGCGACTCGGTCTGGAGGCCTGCGCCCTCACCGACCACGACGGTCTGTACGGCGTCGTCCGCTTCGCCGAGGCGGCGGGAGCGCTGAACCTGCGCACGGTGTTCGGCGCCGAGCTCACCCTCGGCTCGGCCACCCGCGGCAACGGGATGGCCGATCCCGAGGGACGCCACCTCCTGGTCATCGCCCGCGATCCGGTGGGGTACGCCTCCCTGTCCCGTGCACTCAGCCTCGCGCAGCTCCGTGGCAGCAAGGGCGCACCCGTCGCCGATCTCGACGAGCTCGGCGAGCTGGCGGACGGTCACTGGGCGGTGCTGACCGGCTGCCGCAAGGGCGTCGTGCCGCAGACGCTGGCCAGCGACGGCCTCGACGCCGCGCACCGCGAGCTCGAGCACCTGATCTCGGTGTTCGGTCGCTGTCATGTCAAGGTCGAGCTGATCGACCACGGCGACCCGGGTGACACCGGCCGCAATGACGCACTCGCCGATCTCGCCACCCGCTGCCGGGTCGAGACCGTCGTCACCAACAACGTCCACTACGCCACGCCGCAACGCGCCCACCTGGCCGGCGCGCAGGCCGCCGTCCGGGCACGTCGCAGTATCGACGAGCTCGATGGCTGGCTGCCCGCCGCCGGCACGGCGCACCTGCGGTCCGGCGCCGAACAGGCCGCCCGCTTCGCCCGCTACCCCGGCGTGCTCGAGACCACGACCGACCTGGCACTCGCATCGGCGTTCGACCTGCGCCTGGTGGCTCCGCGGCTACCCGACTTCCCCGTACCCGCCGGCCACACCGAGGCCAGCTGGCTGCGACAGCTGACGATGGAGGGCGCCCTGCGCCGCTACGGGGCACCCGACGCCGAGCAGGTGCCCGGCGCCTACCTGCAGATCGAGCGGGAGCTGACCACGATCACCGATCTCGGGTTCCCCGGCTACTTCCTCATCGTGTGGGACATCGTGGAGTTCTGCCGACGGTCCAACATCTACTGCCAGGGACGTGGGTCGGCCGCCAACTCCGCGGTGTGCTACGCGCTGGGCATCACCAAGGCCGATCCGGTCGATCTGAAGTTGTTGTTCGAACGGTTCCTCTCCCCCGCGCGCGACGGGCCTCCCGACATCGACCTCGACATCGAGAGTGGTCGACGCGAGGAGGTCATCCAGTACGTCTACGGGCGGTACGGACGCCACCACACCGCGCAGGTCGCCAACGTGATCACCTACCGGCCCCGGTCGGCGATCCGCGACGCCGGCCGGGCGCTGGGCTTCTCCCCCGGCCAGCTCGACCGCTGGGCGCGGCGGCTCGACGGCTGGGGCCCGCTGCGCGAGGTCGCCGCGCCGTCCGCCGGAGCCCAGGGTTCACCAGAGGGCGAGCGCCAGCGAGCCGGCGGGCGGGGATCACCAGAGGGCGAGCGCAAGCGAGCCGGCCGGCGGGGATCACCAGACCCGGACGCGGTGCCGGAGCCTGTCGTCGACCTGGCGGCCCAGCTCGAGGGGTTCCCGCGCCACCTGGGCATCCACTCGGGCGGCATGGTGATCTGCGACCGACCGGTCATCGACGTCTGCCCCGTCGAATGGGCGACGATGCCCGACCGCAGCGTGCTGCAGTGGGACAAGGACGACTGCGCCGCGATCGGCCTGGTCAAGTTCGACCTGCTGGGGCTGGGGATGCTCGAGGTGCTCCACCGCGCCGTGGACCTGATCGCCGCCCACGAGCGGACCGCGATCGACCTGGCGCACATCCCGCAGGAGGATGCGGTGTACGCCATGCTGTCGCGGGCGGACTCGATCGGGGTCTTCCAGGTCGAGAGCCGCGCGCAGATGGGGACGCTGCCCCGGTTGAAGCCGCGGGAGTTCTACGACCTGGTGGTCGAGGTCGCGCTCATCCGTCCCGGACCGATCCAGGGTGGATCCGTCCACCCCTACATCCGTCGCCGCAACGGGGTGGAGGACGTCACCTACCTGCACCCGCTGCTCGAGAAGCCCCTGGCGAAGACCCGAGGCGTGCCGCTGTTCCAGGAACAGATGATGGAGATCGCGGTCGAGGTGGCCGGGTTCACCGCCACCGAGGCCGACGAGCTGCGCCAGGCGATGGGCGCCAAGCGCAGCCGCGAGCGCATGGAGCGCCTGCGGGACCGGTTCTACGCGGGCATGGCCACCCGTGGGATCACCGGGGAGGTGGCCGACCAGATCTACGACAAGCTGCTGGCGTTCGCCAACTTCGGTTTCCCCGAGAGCCACTCGGTCAGCTTCGCCTACCTGGTCTACGCGTCGGCGTGGCTGAAGCTGCACCACCCCGCGGCGTTCCTGGCCGCGCTGCTCGACGCCCAGCCCATGGGGTTCTGGGCGCCCCAGACCCTGATCGCCGACGCCGAGCGCCACGGCGTGGTGGTCCGCGGCCCCGACGTGCACGCCAGCGCGGCCGCCACCACGCTGGAACCCCTCACCCACCCCTCTGGGGAGACCTGTCAACACCCAACCGACGGATCTTCCCCACAGCCGGCAGGGGTCCCCGACGAGCAGCTGGCGGAGCGGCACCCGGCGGACGGGGCGCTGGCGGTGCGGCTGGGGCTGTCGCACGTCCGTACGGTCAGCGACGACCTGGCGGAGCGCATCGCCGCCGGCGCACCGTACGACAGCCTGGATGCCCTCGTCCGGCGGTGCCGGCCGGCGGTCGCCCAGGCCGAGGCGCTGGCCACCGCCGGCGCGTTGGAACCCCTGGTGTCGGGACGGCGACGCGCGTTGTGGGCCGCCGGCGCCGCCGCCCGCGCCGCACCCGACCAACTGGAGCACACGACGACCGGCACCACCGCGCCCGAGCTGGCTCCCATGACCTTGTTCGACGAGGTCGGCGCCGACCTGTGGGCGACGGGGGTGACGACGACCGCCGCCCCCATGGCGTTCGTCCGCGACCGGCTGCGTCGTGACGGCGTGCTGACCGCGGCCGACCTCGACACCGCTGAGCCGGACCGTGTCGTGGCAGTCGGCGGCGTGGTGACCCACCGGCAGCGCCCCGCCACCGCTGGTGGCACGACGTTCATGAACCTCGAGGACGAGACCGGCCTGGTCAACGTCGTGTGCTCCGAGGGGGTCTGGACCCGCTACCGGACCATCGCCCGCAGCAGCAGCGCCCTGGTCGTGCACGGCCGGCTGGAGCGCGCCGAGGGTGTGGTCAACCTGATCGCCACCCGGATCGATCGCCTGGATCTGCACCTGGGGACCGGCCGGTCACGGGACTTCCGCTGA
- a CDS encoding peptide ligase PGM1-related protein, translating into MLTQPLSFDTIQKTLPDRVDAGLSTHGPLIVLPSLSFPPSELVKITAIERYEERLLYLLLQLADPAARITYVTSLPIDPAVIDYYLDFLPDPADARSRLALVTVGRFSGRGLAYDLADDADALDRVRTALGGDTDRAVILPFNVTEAERRVAVELGAPLFAAHPDLIAHGSKTGSRRAARAAGVNVLPGMEDLWSTEAISAAVDELRRAHDGVDAVVVKLNNGFSGQGNAIVTWSGRSAALADRETVFCAPGETWTSFTAKIQDEGAIVEQLVTGRTASPSAQAWISPTGRLTVLSTHDQMLGGPGGQVYLGCRFPADRAYRAQIIDHTVAVGRQLADAGVVGPYGIDYTVVDHDDGHRVHLSEINLRLGGTTHPFGMAQTATGATTDPHADGLLTDDGPRVYIASDNLKDPSLVGTSPEVVIARVRTAGLAFDRATGTGVTLHLMGALPEHGKVGAVAIARSHDEAEAMFAQLTALLTSGTA; encoded by the coding sequence GTGCTGACCCAACCGTTGTCCTTCGACACCATTCAGAAGACCCTGCCGGACCGCGTCGACGCCGGCCTGTCGACGCACGGGCCGCTGATCGTGCTCCCGTCGCTGAGCTTCCCTCCCAGCGAGCTCGTCAAGATCACCGCGATCGAACGCTACGAGGAACGGCTGCTGTACCTGCTGCTGCAGCTCGCCGATCCCGCCGCGCGGATCACCTACGTGACCTCCCTGCCGATCGATCCGGCGGTGATCGACTACTACCTGGACTTCCTGCCCGATCCCGCCGACGCGCGGTCGCGGCTGGCGCTCGTGACCGTGGGCCGGTTCTCGGGGCGCGGGCTCGCCTACGACCTGGCGGACGACGCCGACGCGCTCGATCGCGTGCGCACCGCGCTCGGCGGCGACACTGACCGCGCGGTGATCCTGCCCTTCAACGTCACCGAGGCCGAGCGCCGGGTCGCCGTCGAGCTGGGCGCACCACTGTTCGCCGCGCACCCCGATCTCATCGCGCACGGCTCCAAGACCGGCTCGCGCCGAGCGGCGCGTGCGGCCGGTGTGAACGTCCTGCCCGGCATGGAGGATCTGTGGTCGACCGAGGCGATCAGCGCCGCGGTCGACGAGCTGCGTCGTGCGCACGACGGGGTGGACGCGGTCGTCGTGAAGCTCAACAACGGGTTCTCCGGCCAGGGCAACGCGATAGTCACGTGGAGCGGACGGTCGGCGGCGCTGGCCGACCGCGAGACCGTCTTCTGCGCCCCCGGCGAGACCTGGACGTCGTTCACGGCGAAGATCCAGGACGAGGGCGCGATCGTCGAACAGCTGGTGACCGGCCGGACGGCATCACCGAGCGCCCAGGCATGGATCTCGCCGACCGGTCGCCTGACGGTCCTGTCGACCCACGATCAGATGCTCGGCGGTCCCGGCGGGCAGGTCTACCTGGGCTGTCGGTTCCCCGCCGACCGGGCCTACCGCGCGCAGATCATCGACCACACCGTCGCCGTGGGCCGTCAACTGGCGGATGCCGGTGTCGTCGGCCCGTACGGGATCGACTACACCGTCGTCGACCACGACGACGGCCACCGCGTCCACCTGTCGGAGATCAACCTGCGCCTCGGCGGCACGACCCATCCGTTCGGCATGGCCCAGACGGCGACCGGCGCGACCACCGACCCCCACGCCGACGGCCTGCTCACCGACGACGGCCCCCGGGTCTACATCGCCAGCGACAACCTCAAGGACCCGAGCCTCGTGGGAACGTCGCCGGAAGTGGTCATCGCGCGGGTGCGGACGGCCGGCCTGGCGTTCGACCGGGCGACGGGCACCGGTGTCACCCTCCACCTCATGGGCGCCCTGCCGGAGCACGGCAAGGTCGGTGCGGTCGCAATCGCGCGTTCACACGACGAGGCTGAAGCGATGTTCGCCCAGCTCACCGCTCTGTTGACCAGCGGAACGGCGTAG
- a CDS encoding PH domain-containing protein, whose product MSDGDTELSELRPQVSSIPLPNISGYLLHGEEINYINRKHPIVLVGPVLGTLALLVIAGMLVSASGAGIMVGLFGWIFVAAIVALLVRVLLWARTVLVISSRRVFEYRSLIIKGAAIKPVFRQGILFRQGPIGRWLNYGTVITRSPTGDPIHVFRWIQNPRAFYRALTDQAH is encoded by the coding sequence GTGAGCGACGGCGACACGGAGCTGTCGGAGCTGCGCCCGCAGGTCTCGTCGATCCCGTTGCCGAACATCTCAGGCTACCTGCTGCACGGCGAGGAGATCAACTACATCAACCGTAAGCATCCGATCGTGCTCGTCGGTCCGGTGCTGGGCACGCTGGCCCTGCTCGTGATCGCCGGCATGCTCGTCTCGGCATCAGGTGCGGGCATCATGGTCGGGTTGTTCGGCTGGATCTTCGTCGCGGCCATCGTGGCGTTGCTCGTGCGCGTGCTGCTGTGGGCGCGCACCGTGCTGGTGATCTCGAGCCGTCGTGTCTTCGAGTATCGGTCGCTGATCATCAAGGGCGCCGCGATCAAACCCGTGTTCCGGCAGGGCATCCTGTTCCGCCAGGGCCCGATCGGTCGCTGGTTGAACTACGGCACCGTCATCACCAGGTCACCGACCGGTGACCCGATCCACGTCTTCCGCTGGATCCAGAACCCCCGTGCCTTCTACAGGGCACTGACCGACCAGGCGCACTGA
- a CDS encoding multicopper oxidase domain-containing protein, whose product MAEDRFEVNWPAFLAIGIGALALFLSIFALGRALASPLDEQRLSDAPPISDDAGNIGVELDEFAIQPAEVEVVSGSTVGVTNTGGIPHNIEVVDTDVATGDLNAGESVDLDVSGLDPGTYTWICSIEGHEAAGMTGTLTLVGDEGAAEQPDGEGSAAGDGAAAQAMVSAAEMEQAMADSIGAFPAETEGEGGAALEPDVQSDGTKLFELTVDETEWEVEPGKVVDAIAYNGVVPGPTMKVDVGDRVTIRVHNELDDTGTSLHPHGLKDHDFEIDGVTFISQDPIAPGDSMSYTFVADQESVMTYHSHHMSLEQVPNGLFGTMIVGDYADSAGVNGVVDEQVMILNDAGNVGLTLNGKSFPATTPYAYKAGDKVLVHYANEGQMAHPMHLHNQPGTVIAKDGYMLPRGARYTGDTFNIAPGERLSVVYEMKTPGTWVWHCHILSHVKRTDGTMFGMLTAVIIDE is encoded by the coding sequence ATGGCAGAGGACAGGTTCGAAGTCAACTGGCCGGCGTTCCTGGCGATCGGCATCGGTGCGTTGGCCCTGTTCCTGTCGATCTTCGCCCTGGGTCGAGCCCTGGCCTCGCCGCTGGACGAGCAGCGATTGTCCGATGCGCCGCCGATCAGTGACGATGCCGGCAACATCGGCGTCGAGTTGGACGAGTTCGCCATCCAGCCTGCCGAAGTCGAGGTCGTATCGGGGTCCACGGTCGGCGTGACGAACACCGGTGGGATCCCCCACAACATCGAGGTGGTCGACACGGACGTGGCGACCGGGGACCTCAACGCCGGTGAGTCGGTCGATCTCGATGTGTCCGGCCTCGATCCGGGCACCTACACGTGGATCTGTTCGATCGAGGGCCACGAGGCCGCCGGCATGACCGGCACGCTGACGCTCGTCGGGGACGAAGGCGCAGCTGAGCAGCCGGACGGCGAGGGCAGCGCCGCCGGCGACGGCGCGGCTGCGCAGGCGATGGTGAGCGCGGCCGAGATGGAACAGGCGATGGCCGACTCGATCGGCGCCTTTCCCGCCGAGACCGAGGGTGAGGGCGGCGCGGCGCTCGAGCCGGACGTGCAGTCCGACGGCACGAAGCTGTTCGAGCTGACCGTCGACGAGACCGAGTGGGAGGTCGAACCGGGCAAGGTCGTCGACGCGATCGCCTACAACGGCGTCGTGCCGGGACCCACGATGAAGGTCGACGTCGGGGACAGGGTCACCATCCGTGTGCACAACGAGCTCGACGACACCGGCACAAGCCTCCACCCGCACGGCCTGAAGGACCACGACTTCGAGATCGACGGTGTGACGTTCATCTCGCAGGATCCGATCGCGCCCGGTGACAGCATGAGCTACACGTTCGTCGCCGACCAGGAGTCGGTGATGACCTACCACAGCCACCACATGAGCCTCGAGCAGGTACCCAACGGGCTGTTCGGCACCATGATCGTCGGCGACTACGCCGACAGCGCCGGCGTCAACGGTGTCGTCGACGAGCAGGTGATGATCCTCAACGATGCCGGGAACGTGGGCCTGACGCTGAACGGCAAGTCCTTCCCGGCAACGACGCCCTACGCGTACAAGGCCGGCGACAAGGTGCTGGTGCACTACGCCAACGAAGGGCAGATGGCACACCCGATGCACCTGCACAACCAGCCGGGGACGGTGATCGCCAAGGACGGCTACATGCTGCCGCGCGGTGCCCGCTACACCGGCGACACGTTCAACATCGCACCGGGCGAGCGCCTGTCGGTCGTCTACGAGATGAAGACCCCCGGCACGTGGGTCTGGCACTGCCACATCCTCTCCCACGTCAAGCGCACCGACGGCACGATGTTCGGGATGCTCACGGCCGTGATCATCGACGAGTGA